The following coding sequences lie in one Antricoccus suffuscus genomic window:
- a CDS encoding acyl-CoA dehydrogenase family protein: MDLVLSDEDRAFAQKMRTFFTTEIPEDIRRRAFTGENAGKDDMVATQRILNAHGYAVPNWPIEWGGQDWTPMQRHLWLEEMQLACVPQPLAFNASMVGPVIAAFGNEEQKKRFLPATANLDIWWCQGFSEPNAGSDLASLKTAAVRDGDSYVVNGQKTWTTLAQYADWIFCLVRTNPDVKKQAGISFLLIDMKTPGITVRPIQLIDGGHEVNEVFFDNVVVPAENLVGEENAGWSYAKFLLGNERTGIARLGTSKVKAARVKALAAKTRVGDGTLLDDPLFAARLARVEIEIAALEMTQMRILSSQTKGDEAPDPRSSVLKLKGSAIQQDLTELLIDVVGEEAAAFREDTDVPDGFAPTTEGVIDAMPTYFNYRKVTIYGGSSEVQRSIISKAILGF, translated from the coding sequence ATGGATCTTGTGTTGAGCGACGAAGACCGCGCTTTTGCACAGAAAATGCGTACCTTCTTCACGACGGAGATCCCCGAAGATATCCGTCGCCGCGCCTTTACCGGTGAAAATGCCGGCAAGGACGACATGGTGGCCACGCAACGCATCCTCAACGCCCACGGCTACGCCGTACCCAACTGGCCGATCGAATGGGGCGGCCAGGACTGGACCCCGATGCAGCGTCACCTGTGGCTTGAAGAGATGCAGCTGGCGTGCGTGCCACAGCCACTTGCGTTCAACGCATCCATGGTCGGCCCGGTCATCGCGGCCTTCGGTAACGAAGAACAGAAGAAGCGCTTCCTGCCAGCCACCGCCAACCTCGATATCTGGTGGTGCCAGGGCTTCTCCGAGCCCAACGCCGGTTCCGACCTTGCCTCGCTCAAGACCGCGGCGGTCCGCGACGGCGACTCCTACGTCGTCAACGGCCAGAAGACGTGGACGACACTCGCGCAGTACGCCGACTGGATCTTCTGCCTCGTGCGCACCAACCCGGACGTCAAGAAGCAGGCCGGCATCTCGTTCCTGCTCATCGACATGAAGACTCCGGGCATCACCGTCCGCCCGATCCAGCTGATCGACGGCGGCCACGAGGTCAATGAGGTCTTCTTCGACAACGTCGTCGTACCTGCCGAAAACCTCGTCGGCGAGGAGAACGCCGGCTGGTCGTACGCGAAGTTCCTGCTGGGCAACGAGCGCACCGGCATCGCGCGGCTTGGTACGTCGAAGGTCAAGGCCGCCCGCGTCAAGGCACTCGCCGCCAAGACCCGTGTCGGCGATGGCACGCTGCTGGACGACCCGCTGTTCGCGGCCCGGCTGGCCCGTGTCGAGATCGAGATCGCGGCACTCGAAATGACCCAGATGCGCATCCTGTCGAGCCAGACCAAGGGCGACGAGGCACCCGACCCTCGTTCCTCCGTGCTCAAGCTCAAGGGCTCGGCGATCCAGCAGGACCTCACCGAACTACTCATCGACGTGGTCGGCGAAGAAGCCGCAGCGTTCCGTGAGGACACCGACGTGCCGGACGGATTCGCTCCGACGACCGAAGGCGTCATCGACGCTATGCCGACGTACTTCAACTACCGCAAGGTCACCATCTACGGCGGTTCCAGCGAAGTGCAGCGCAGCATCATCTCGAAGGCAATCCTCGGCTTCTAG